In Tribolium castaneum strain GA2 chromosome 4, icTriCast1.1, whole genome shotgun sequence, one DNA window encodes the following:
- the LOC103312159 gene encoding uncharacterized protein LOC103312159 isoform X4, which produces MSKLNFYSFKFAIVVTVATLLRSCSSAPTMDYPWWYHPCTSSIDRAPERHERSTKHHLEFIKRQYETFLHQLNIGIKNIYKLYKKEQKNTKVPRFKWFNKKKMLKPFDNTKNDVQKRTELHKALQYVAGNLEVLRRLNVTTATDFKEDRRQQIYSNITNHLKLLLCEVYDSFERNQVPAGIPLHKMKIGFRKETDLTRAQMYDLIYFRRLKTFLKALKKKMFKRNKRKKNSEVKNKKRT; this is translated from the exons ATGTCGAAACtgaattttt ATTCGTTTAAATTTGCGATTGTCGTAACTGTGGCAACTCTCCTTCGCTCCTGCTCGAGTGCGCCGACCATGGACTACCCCTGGTGGTACCACCCCTGCACCAGCAGCATCGACCGCGCCCCCGAGCGCCACGAGAGGAGCACCAAGCATCACCTAGAGTTCATCAAACGCCAGTACGAAACCTTCCTCCATCAGCTCAATATCGGCATCAAAAACATCTACAAGCTCTACAAGAAGGAGCAAAAGAACACCAAAGTGCCCCGGTTTAAGTGGttcaataagaaaaaaatgctcaagCCGTTcgataacacaaaaaatgat GTGCAGAAAAGGACTGAACTTCACAAAGCGCTTCAGTACGTCGCTGGGAACTTGGAGGTTCTGCGGCGGTTGAATGTCACAACCGCCACCGATTTCAAAGAGGACCGAAGACAGCAAATCTACTCGAATATCACCAATCATTTGAAACTGTTGTTGTGTGAAGTCTACGACAGTTTTGAACGAAACCAAGTTCCTGCCGGGATTCCTCtccacaaaatgaaaattggaTTCCGGAAAGAAACCGACTTGACAAGAGCGCAAATGTACGATCTTATTTACTTCAGGAGATTGAAGACTTTTTTAAAAGCCttgaaaaagaaaatgttcaaaagaaacaaaaggaaaaaaaacagtgaagtgaaaaataaaaaaaggacGTGA
- the LOC103312159 gene encoding uncharacterized protein LOC103312159 isoform X1 — MINSAAPGPGFHHSFKFAIVVTVATLLRSCSSAPTMDYPWWYHPCTSSIDRAPERHERSTKHHLEFIKRQYETFLHQLNIGIKNIYKLYKKEQKNTKVPRFKWFNKKKMLKPFDNTKNDVQKRTELHKALQYVAGNLEVLRRLNVTTATDFKEDRRQQIYSNITNHLKLLLCEVYDSFERNQVPAGIPLHKMKIGFRKETDLTRAQMYDLIYFRRLKTFLKALKKKMFKRNKRKKNSEVKNKKRT; from the exons ATGATAAATTCAGCCGCCCCCGGACCCGGATTTCACC ATTCGTTTAAATTTGCGATTGTCGTAACTGTGGCAACTCTCCTTCGCTCCTGCTCGAGTGCGCCGACCATGGACTACCCCTGGTGGTACCACCCCTGCACCAGCAGCATCGACCGCGCCCCCGAGCGCCACGAGAGGAGCACCAAGCATCACCTAGAGTTCATCAAACGCCAGTACGAAACCTTCCTCCATCAGCTCAATATCGGCATCAAAAACATCTACAAGCTCTACAAGAAGGAGCAAAAGAACACCAAAGTGCCCCGGTTTAAGTGGttcaataagaaaaaaatgctcaagCCGTTcgataacacaaaaaatgat GTGCAGAAAAGGACTGAACTTCACAAAGCGCTTCAGTACGTCGCTGGGAACTTGGAGGTTCTGCGGCGGTTGAATGTCACAACCGCCACCGATTTCAAAGAGGACCGAAGACAGCAAATCTACTCGAATATCACCAATCATTTGAAACTGTTGTTGTGTGAAGTCTACGACAGTTTTGAACGAAACCAAGTTCCTGCCGGGATTCCTCtccacaaaatgaaaattggaTTCCGGAAAGAAACCGACTTGACAAGAGCGCAAATGTACGATCTTATTTACTTCAGGAGATTGAAGACTTTTTTAAAAGCCttgaaaaagaaaatgttcaaaagaaacaaaaggaaaaaaaacagtgaagtgaaaaataaaaaaaggacGTGA
- the LOC103312159 gene encoding uncharacterized protein LOC103312159 isoform X2, whose protein sequence is MALALVLFSDSFKFAIVVTVATLLRSCSSAPTMDYPWWYHPCTSSIDRAPERHERSTKHHLEFIKRQYETFLHQLNIGIKNIYKLYKKEQKNTKVPRFKWFNKKKMLKPFDNTKNDVQKRTELHKALQYVAGNLEVLRRLNVTTATDFKEDRRQQIYSNITNHLKLLLCEVYDSFERNQVPAGIPLHKMKIGFRKETDLTRAQMYDLIYFRRLKTFLKALKKKMFKRNKRKKNSEVKNKKRT, encoded by the exons ATGGCTCTAGCTCTAGTTCTTTTCTCAG ATTCGTTTAAATTTGCGATTGTCGTAACTGTGGCAACTCTCCTTCGCTCCTGCTCGAGTGCGCCGACCATGGACTACCCCTGGTGGTACCACCCCTGCACCAGCAGCATCGACCGCGCCCCCGAGCGCCACGAGAGGAGCACCAAGCATCACCTAGAGTTCATCAAACGCCAGTACGAAACCTTCCTCCATCAGCTCAATATCGGCATCAAAAACATCTACAAGCTCTACAAGAAGGAGCAAAAGAACACCAAAGTGCCCCGGTTTAAGTGGttcaataagaaaaaaatgctcaagCCGTTcgataacacaaaaaatgat GTGCAGAAAAGGACTGAACTTCACAAAGCGCTTCAGTACGTCGCTGGGAACTTGGAGGTTCTGCGGCGGTTGAATGTCACAACCGCCACCGATTTCAAAGAGGACCGAAGACAGCAAATCTACTCGAATATCACCAATCATTTGAAACTGTTGTTGTGTGAAGTCTACGACAGTTTTGAACGAAACCAAGTTCCTGCCGGGATTCCTCtccacaaaatgaaaattggaTTCCGGAAAGAAACCGACTTGACAAGAGCGCAAATGTACGATCTTATTTACTTCAGGAGATTGAAGACTTTTTTAAAAGCCttgaaaaagaaaatgttcaaaagaaacaaaaggaaaaaaaacagtgaagtgaaaaataaaaaaaggacGTGA
- the LOC103312159 gene encoding uncharacterized protein LOC103312159 isoform X3, whose amino-acid sequence MVKLAPALRDSFKFAIVVTVATLLRSCSSAPTMDYPWWYHPCTSSIDRAPERHERSTKHHLEFIKRQYETFLHQLNIGIKNIYKLYKKEQKNTKVPRFKWFNKKKMLKPFDNTKNDVQKRTELHKALQYVAGNLEVLRRLNVTTATDFKEDRRQQIYSNITNHLKLLLCEVYDSFERNQVPAGIPLHKMKIGFRKETDLTRAQMYDLIYFRRLKTFLKALKKKMFKRNKRKKNSEVKNKKRT is encoded by the exons ATGGTCAAATTAGCTCCCGCATTAAGAG ATTCGTTTAAATTTGCGATTGTCGTAACTGTGGCAACTCTCCTTCGCTCCTGCTCGAGTGCGCCGACCATGGACTACCCCTGGTGGTACCACCCCTGCACCAGCAGCATCGACCGCGCCCCCGAGCGCCACGAGAGGAGCACCAAGCATCACCTAGAGTTCATCAAACGCCAGTACGAAACCTTCCTCCATCAGCTCAATATCGGCATCAAAAACATCTACAAGCTCTACAAGAAGGAGCAAAAGAACACCAAAGTGCCCCGGTTTAAGTGGttcaataagaaaaaaatgctcaagCCGTTcgataacacaaaaaatgat GTGCAGAAAAGGACTGAACTTCACAAAGCGCTTCAGTACGTCGCTGGGAACTTGGAGGTTCTGCGGCGGTTGAATGTCACAACCGCCACCGATTTCAAAGAGGACCGAAGACAGCAAATCTACTCGAATATCACCAATCATTTGAAACTGTTGTTGTGTGAAGTCTACGACAGTTTTGAACGAAACCAAGTTCCTGCCGGGATTCCTCtccacaaaatgaaaattggaTTCCGGAAAGAAACCGACTTGACAAGAGCGCAAATGTACGATCTTATTTACTTCAGGAGATTGAAGACTTTTTTAAAAGCCttgaaaaagaaaatgttcaaaagaaacaaaaggaaaaaaaacagtgaagtgaaaaataaaaaaaggacGTGA